From Bacteroidota bacterium, one genomic window encodes:
- a CDS encoding phage holin family protein, which produces MKNAISLMIQNAREYLELKIDLFKVEFTERNAKLASRLIATVIISSIGVFSLMLLSIAAAFYLGTIWGAWYWGFLATGLFYLLLFIIVIVKKNAWIKYPVEDMIIDNYFEKEEEKEQEKENQDEKHESVDGKKTAA; this is translated from the coding sequence ATGAAAAATGCAATTAGTCTCATGATTCAAAATGCCAGAGAATATCTGGAGTTGAAGATTGATTTATTTAAGGTGGAGTTTACAGAGCGAAATGCAAAGTTAGCTTCACGTTTAATTGCGACAGTTATAATCAGTAGCATCGGAGTATTTTCTCTGATGCTATTGAGCATAGCTGCTGCATTTTATCTCGGTACTATTTGGGGTGCATGGTATTGGGGATTTCTGGCAACCGGTTTATTTTATTTACTGTTGTTTATTATTGTAATAGTAAAAAAGAATGCATGGATTAAATACCCGGTGGAGGATATGATTATTGATAATTACTTTGAAAAAGAAGAAGAAAAAGAACAAGAAAAAGAAAACCAAGATGAGAAGCATGAATCGGTTGACGGCAAGAAAACAGCAGCTTGA
- a CDS encoding DUF983 domain-containing protein, whose amino-acid sequence MFSNTNPYQLKGMMHMPDRCPVCKADFQRESGFYSAALWTSYPISILIGAICIVLFLFVFHLSAIVSLVLLGVVLLALQPLIMRTGRSILLQQFVKYNPNRNK is encoded by the coding sequence ATGTTTAGCAATACAAATCCGTATCAGTTAAAAGGGATGATGCACATGCCGGATAGATGTCCGGTTTGTAAGGCTGATTTTCAAAGAGAATCCGGATTTTATTCTGCTGCCTTATGGACCAGCTATCCTATTTCAATATTAATTGGTGCTATCTGTATTGTGTTATTTTTATTTGTGTTTCATCTATCCGCAATAGTTTCATTGGTGCTGCTTGGAGTAGTTTTATTGGCATTGCAACCATTAATAATGCGCACAGGTCGTTCTATATTACTTCAGCAGTTTGTAAAATATAATCCCAACAGAAATAAATAA
- a CDS encoding ATP-binding protein, giving the protein MAKIINPFPVISYSGPEFFCNRKAEIKTLKSNIENGVNTTLISIRRMGKTGLILHLFSKLSRNAQMKCLYVDMYATQNQKDLIERIASAVLKEFPAKKPIGKKIFDFITGLRPIISYDNLTGLPQVSFNYSQPLQQEKSLEQLFQFLDKLGITIVIALDEFQQINMYPEKNTEALLRTIFQRLNTIRFIYSGSSKHILSQMFTQKARPFFASTQMLNLNEISEVDYSNFIQEKFNQHSRKISEEALQFIIHWTKLHTYYTQVVCNRIFASGFTFTDIDDVRNICYNLLEEHKPTFIQYKNLLTPAQWKLLTAIAKEEKLYQPGGAVFISKYKLGTPSKVQRSLQALLSKEMLYTENDSIGNYYSVYDCFLARWLERN; this is encoded by the coding sequence ATGGCTAAAATTATTAATCCATTTCCTGTAATTTCTTATTCGGGACCGGAATTTTTCTGTAATAGAAAAGCGGAAATTAAAACGCTGAAGTCCAACATCGAAAACGGAGTAAACACTACACTCATCTCTATCCGACGCATGGGCAAAACAGGATTGATACTCCATTTATTTTCTAAGTTATCTCGTAACGCTCAAATGAAATGCTTGTACGTAGATATGTATGCTACTCAAAATCAAAAGGATTTAATTGAACGTATTGCCTCTGCAGTTTTAAAAGAATTTCCCGCCAAGAAACCTATCGGAAAAAAAATATTTGACTTTATTACCGGACTGAGACCTATAATAAGTTATGATAATCTTACAGGACTTCCGCAGGTGTCATTCAATTATTCTCAACCTTTGCAACAAGAGAAATCACTGGAACAATTATTTCAATTTCTCGATAAATTAGGTATTACAATTGTAATCGCATTAGATGAGTTTCAGCAAATTAATATGTATCCCGAAAAAAATACGGAAGCACTTTTGCGCACTATTTTTCAAAGACTTAATACTATCCGATTCATTTACAGTGGTAGCAGTAAACATATTTTATCGCAAATGTTTACACAAAAAGCAAGACCATTTTTTGCAAGCACTCAAATGCTGAATCTTAATGAAATTTCAGAAGTGGATTATTCCAATTTTATTCAGGAAAAATTTAATCAGCACTCAAGAAAAATATCAGAAGAAGCCTTACAATTTATTATTCACTGGACTAAGCTTCATACCTATTATACGCAAGTGGTCTGCAATAGAATTTTTGCCAGCGGTTTTACTTTTACAGATATTGATGATGTGCGAAATATTTGTTACAATCTGCTGGAAGAGCATAAGCCTACATTTATACAATATAAAAATCTACTCACGCCTGCACAATGGAAATTATTAACAGCTATTGCCAAGGAAGAAAAATTATATCAGCCCGGTGGTGCTGTTTTTATTTCTAAATATAAATTAGGTACACCATCGAAAGTACAACGTTCATTACAGGCATTGCTCAGTAAAGAAATGTTATATACCGAAAATGATTCTATAGGAAATTATTATAGCGTGTATGATTGCTTCTTAGCAAGATGGTTAGAGCGAAATTGA
- a CDS encoding glycosyltransferase — translation MATLCIVILIIASVLFIYEIYALIQSLLLRKKLPVESLDNYSLISVIIPARNEGKKITACLESICNVDYPPDKLEIIVVNDQSTDNTESIIQTFANKFKNLKLITITELPSDWSGKSNACHTASESVSGEYLCFIDADVIVKKQLFKQAVAYSINHDMGVLSLIPHMLAKSFIEKILLLPVFVMTATALRNSNTTLNGQFILFKTSVYKSIGGHTLVKNTVAEDLEFAIYLSDKKYAVAFLFAEHLFDCRMYDSYNSLSKGISKMLLRLLRGNVFKALFLSSRYLIIMLGFISAIVLFFLQGITTISLLFLLLPVSVITLCIGLSIYFKITPFWGLLMPIGWIYQPVFFYKSILGKYRHYYEWRGRRVYDNAN, via the coding sequence ATGGCAACACTGTGTATCGTAATTCTCATCATAGCAAGTGTGCTTTTTATTTATGAAATATATGCACTCATACAATCCTTATTACTCAGAAAAAAATTACCGGTTGAATCGCTGGATAACTATTCGCTAATCTCTGTAATAATTCCAGCGAGAAATGAAGGAAAAAAAATTACTGCATGCCTTGAATCTATTTGCAATGTAGATTATCCTCCGGATAAGTTAGAAATAATTGTAGTCAATGATCAGTCAACAGATAATACAGAAAGTATAATTCAAACTTTTGCAAATAAATTTAAAAACTTAAAACTAATAACTATTACAGAATTACCTTCTGATTGGTCGGGTAAAAGTAATGCTTGTCATACTGCATCTGAATCAGTAAGCGGAGAATATTTATGTTTCATTGATGCAGATGTAATTGTAAAGAAACAATTATTTAAACAAGCAGTAGCTTACTCTATAAATCATGATATGGGTGTGTTGAGTTTAATTCCACACATGCTTGCAAAATCTTTTATCGAAAAAATATTGTTGCTTCCGGTTTTTGTAATGACAGCAACCGCATTGCGCAATTCTAATACTACATTGAATGGTCAATTTATTTTATTTAAAACATCTGTGTACAAATCCATCGGCGGACATACTCTTGTAAAAAATACTGTTGCTGAAGATTTGGAATTCGCCATTTATTTATCCGATAAAAAATATGCTGTTGCATTTCTGTTTGCCGAACATTTATTTGATTGCCGTATGTATGATAGCTATAATTCACTTTCCAAAGGAATATCCAAAATGCTACTGCGATTGTTGAGAGGAAATGTTTTTAAAGCTTTGTTTTTAAGCAGCAGATATCTAATAATTATGCTGGGGTTCATCAGTGCTATCGTGTTATTTTTCTTGCAAGGCATTACAACTATTTCACTGCTCTTTTTGCTGTTGCCGGTTTCTGTTATCACACTTTGCATTGGGCTTTCAATCTATTTTAAAATCACACCTTTCTGGGGTTTATTAATGCCTATCGGCTGGATATATCAACCTGTATTTTTCTATAAATCTATCTTAGGGAAATACCGCCACTATTACGAATGGCGTGGAAGAAGAGTGTATGATAATGCAAACTAA
- a CDS encoding TAXI family TRAP transporter solute-binding subunit — MNHKLILSLLVAVVISSGTFAQLTILSGIKQATQYNIGQDISTIVAKGLDYDVYNKETKGAMDSFNALTDPNSKFNLAIIPSDLLYYMQAQDMRLNTEKTKNLKVLVPLEYQQIHLVTKASENINSLRDLHGKNVAIGSSNQSTHLTASLIKDYTGIEWISNKMPFDESYEALSKGDIDAFFVVSAAPIQKLDINPQGMSATDKLILVPLTDMSDWAEHYKLDSITTAEYKWLDHNVATYSVQGLLVVNESKLDEMERNDVKELRMALIAKYDLLKQNGNPIWTRINLKNWDPKAWPVFE, encoded by the coding sequence ATGAATCATAAATTAATTCTATCCCTTTTGGTGGCTGTAGTAATATCTTCAGGTACCTTTGCTCAGCTTACTATTTTGTCAGGCATAAAACAAGCTACTCAATATAATATTGGGCAAGATATTTCTACAATCGTAGCTAAAGGATTAGACTATGATGTCTATAACAAGGAAACCAAAGGTGCAATGGATAGCTTCAATGCTTTAACAGATCCTAATTCAAAATTTAATCTGGCAATTATTCCTTCGGATCTTTTATATTATATGCAGGCGCAGGATATGCGATTGAATACCGAGAAAACAAAAAACTTGAAAGTATTAGTACCACTGGAATATCAACAAATTCATTTAGTAACTAAAGCAAGTGAAAACATAAATAGCTTGCGTGATTTACATGGTAAAAATGTTGCAATCGGATCATCGAATCAATCCACTCATCTCACTGCAAGTTTAATTAAAGATTATACCGGTATTGAATGGATTTCTAATAAGATGCCTTTTGATGAAAGCTATGAAGCATTAAGCAAAGGAGATATTGATGCTTTTTTTGTTGTGAGTGCGGCACCGATTCAAAAACTTGATATCAATCCGCAGGGAATGTCGGCTACTGATAAGCTTATTCTTGTTCCATTAACGGACATGAGTGATTGGGCGGAACATTATAAGCTTGATTCAATTACAACTGCTGAGTATAAGTGGTTGGATCATAATGTTGCTACTTATAGTGTACAAGGTTTACTTGTAGTAAATGAAAGTAAACTCGATGAAATGGAACGCAATGATGTGAAAGAATTGCGTATGGCATTAATTGCTAAATACGATCTGTTGAAGCAAAATGGTAATCCTATCTGGACAAGAATAAATCTCAAGAATTGGGATCCAAAAGCTTGGCCTGTTTTTGAATAA
- a CDS encoding phosphoheptose isomerase: MENIFINTAALLQSLHFNIVNEDCHRPWGGFFVIDDSQAEKFAKHFFPEENFNTLQNAGKLSPKILMVAPGKRLSWQYHNRRSEIWRCVDGDVAVAFSDTDKELHQRILKSGDIISLPKGKRHRLIGLNNWGVVAEIWQHTNESQPSDEEDIVRLQDDFGR; the protein is encoded by the coding sequence ATGGAAAATATATTTATTAATACAGCAGCACTATTGCAATCCCTACATTTTAATATTGTGAATGAAGATTGCCACAGACCATGGGGTGGATTTTTTGTGATTGATGATTCTCAGGCTGAAAAATTTGCAAAACATTTTTTCCCGGAAGAAAATTTTAATACGTTGCAAAATGCAGGTAAACTCAGTCCTAAAATTTTAATGGTGGCTCCGGGTAAAAGACTAAGTTGGCAATATCATAATCGTCGATCTGAAATATGGCGATGTGTAGATGGTGATGTTGCTGTAGCATTCAGCGATACAGATAAAGAATTACATCAACGCATTTTAAAATCGGGGGATATCATCTCTTTACCCAAAGGTAAACGTCATCGTTTAATTGGATTAAATAATTGGGGAGTAGTTGCTGAAATATGGCAACACACAAATGAATCGCAGCCGTCAGATGAAGAGGATATAGTGCGATTGCAAGATGATTTTGGTCGTTAA
- a CDS encoding T9SS type A sorting domain-containing protein → MKKNYMFLICVISTITSQHLKAQCPPGEMDLRIEVSTDDYGYEGYWQLIPFGNACGTGTIWEGGNDVQVGCLGGGGQDATTAYGYGDNITISESIGCVSEGTYDLIYVDDWGDGGMTFHIVLDNIFPMYHFMGMGAGNTFTFEVTPPLDYDASITAISTNAYVNPGDVTISGTVANYSANTITSFEVMYSIDGGPEVLSTLTGLNIAPFEQYSFSHPIVWNVTENGDYNILLQTGKINGNNDLNIENDTLSKLIIVGDPIPNIIDDYFNFVEDYIVIGNASDEINNPTDLDFHPVLSDYQLWITNKGTMASGGSTVTFWDAGKPDQTSLWKQDGNAWHFMLLPTSIAFSENTNFATGVGAQDANHSGGTFTGPTLWSSDMDIYGEPSGGNGSHIDMLHQSPYTMGVCADEHNAFYAFCDWHGHIHYYDFQKDHGPGNDDHADGIVRKYTDFSIEKINENLPCHITLDKEKIWLFIVDAGNGRIMKLNTTTGNIIDDWAPTNEPLEESTSVVGCEYYEIVTEGLIEPVGISVIDNYMLVSDHANGDIIIYDHTTVPAVELKRLHTGRTGLMGITLGPDGHIWFVDQDENELVRVDPTNTVAINDLDLSKSLTVYPNPSNGNFQILFDNNLTHSDLLVNVINTLGEIVYSTYKNEGTVLQIDISSVSSGTYILNLISDKEIISKNILIMK, encoded by the coding sequence ATGAAAAAAAATTACATGTTTTTAATATGCGTTATTAGCACAATTACTTCACAACATTTAAAGGCCCAATGCCCTCCTGGTGAAATGGACTTAAGGATAGAAGTTTCAACAGATGATTATGGATATGAAGGCTATTGGCAATTAATTCCATTTGGCAATGCATGTGGAACAGGCACTATTTGGGAGGGAGGAAATGATGTACAAGTTGGCTGTTTAGGTGGTGGTGGTCAAGATGCAACTACTGCCTATGGATATGGTGATAATATTACAATTTCAGAATCTATTGGTTGTGTATCAGAAGGTACTTATGATTTAATTTATGTGGATGATTGGGGTGATGGCGGTATGACTTTTCATATAGTTTTAGATAACATTTTCCCAATGTATCATTTTATGGGAATGGGAGCCGGAAATACTTTTACGTTTGAAGTAACTCCTCCTTTAGATTATGATGCGAGTATTACAGCTATTAGTACAAATGCATATGTAAATCCGGGGGATGTTACAATTTCCGGCACAGTTGCCAATTATAGCGCAAATACAATTACTTCATTTGAAGTAATGTATTCTATTGATGGTGGACCCGAAGTTTTATCCACTCTAACAGGATTAAATATTGCACCTTTTGAGCAGTATAGTTTTTCCCATCCTATAGTATGGAATGTAACAGAAAATGGTGATTATAATATTCTTCTGCAAACAGGAAAAATAAATGGCAATAACGACCTTAATATAGAAAATGACACCTTAAGTAAATTGATTATTGTTGGTGATCCAATCCCCAATATTATTGATGACTATTTCAATTTTGTAGAAGATTATATAGTAATAGGAAATGCTTCCGATGAAATAAATAATCCCACTGATCTTGATTTTCACCCGGTGCTTTCAGATTATCAACTTTGGATAACTAATAAAGGGACTATGGCTTCTGGCGGATCCACTGTAACATTTTGGGATGCCGGAAAACCAGATCAAACTTCATTGTGGAAACAGGATGGAAATGCATGGCACTTTATGTTGTTGCCAACATCAATAGCATTTAGTGAGAATACAAATTTCGCAACTGGTGTTGGAGCACAAGATGCAAATCACAGTGGGGGAACATTCACAGGGCCAACATTATGGAGCAGCGATATGGATATTTATGGTGAGCCTTCCGGAGGAAATGGAAGTCATATAGATATGCTGCATCAGAGTCCATATACTATGGGTGTTTGTGCTGATGAACATAATGCGTTTTATGCATTTTGCGATTGGCATGGGCATATTCATTATTATGATTTTCAAAAAGATCATGGCCCGGGAAATGATGACCACGCCGATGGGATAGTAAGAAAATATACTGATTTTAGTATTGAAAAAATTAATGAAAACTTACCCTGCCATATTACTTTGGATAAGGAGAAAATTTGGTTATTTATTGTTGATGCAGGAAATGGTAGAATAATGAAATTAAATACAACAACCGGGAATATTATAGATGATTGGGCTCCTACTAACGAACCACTTGAAGAGTCTACATCAGTAGTTGGTTGTGAGTATTACGAAATAGTTACAGAGGGATTGATTGAGCCTGTTGGAATTAGTGTAATTGATAATTATATGTTGGTTAGCGATCATGCAAATGGCGATATTATTATATATGACCACACTACTGTTCCGGCTGTTGAATTAAAAAGATTACATACTGGCCGTACAGGATTAATGGGAATTACTTTAGGTCCTGATGGACATATTTGGTTTGTGGATCAGGATGAAAATGAATTAGTGAGAGTTGACCCCACAAACACAGTGGCTATTAACGATTTAGATTTAAGTAAAAGCCTTACAGTTTATCCTAATCCCTCAAATGGAAATTTTCAAATATTGTTTGATAATAATTTAACACATTCAGACTTACTCGTAAATGTTATAAATACATTAGGCGAGATAGTGTATTCCACATACAAAAATGAAGGTACAGTTTTACAAATTGATATTTCTTCTGTTTCGTCCGGGACTTACATTCTCAATTTGATTTCTGATAAGGAAATAATTTCTAAGAATATTCTTATTATGAAATAA
- a CDS encoding YtxH domain-containing protein encodes MKNSGKIALGLLAGLAAGAALGVLFAPKKGKETRKKLAGKAKEYGDAIKATANETGEMVADIRKDVRKHAEKIYNN; translated from the coding sequence ATGAAAAATTCAGGAAAAATCGCACTTGGTTTGTTAGCAGGATTAGCAGCAGGCGCAGCGCTTGGAGTATTGTTCGCTCCAAAGAAAGGAAAAGAAACTAGAAAAAAACTTGCAGGAAAAGCAAAAGAATATGGTGATGCTATAAAAGCAACAGCAAATGAAACTGGTGAAATGGTTGCCGATATTCGGAAAGATGTCCGCAAGCATGCTGAAAAAATCTACAATAACTAA
- a CDS encoding PD40 domain-containing protein — protein MIKLICTLLCLSNFLFLSAQTDKEKWDVSKPLEPYKEVTIETDEGTWMNLDVSPDGKTIVFDMLGDIYAMPIAGGNAKLLREGHAFEVQPRFSPDGKKISFTSDAGGGDNIWIMHADGSDAKQLTQENFRLLNNAVWTPDGQYIVARKHFSSERSLGAGEMWMYHIGGGDGIQLTKRKNDQQDAGEPWVSPDGRYVYFSEDMAGGGYFQYNKDPNGQIYVIRRYDMESGEVENVIQGPGGAVRPQISPDGKKIAFVRRVRTKSVLYIHDFATGIQTPVYDSLSKDQQETWAIFGVYPSYNWMPDNNTIVIWAQGKIRKINIETGASEIIPFKAKAKHQITDALIFKHNPAPENFESHVIRNAVTSPDESLIVFNAAGYLYTKKLPDGNPIRLTTGTDFEFEPAFSPDGKNIIYVSWNDEFKGSIWKIPAIGGTPVKLTTDKGMYRTPSYSPDGKNIVFLKEEGNGAMGYSYSVNPGIYLMSATGGESKFVINDGEYPVFNTKGDRIYFQEGGNLFGALNKNYCSVQLDGKNKKTHFHSTYSNQFTLSPDNKWLAFNELYNIYILPFTDNGKTFEVSANQKAVPMVKVSDNSGINLQWSADGKKLHWTTGSTYQSVELKNCFTFLDGSPDSIGKIETDNIDIGLLLKSDKPTGKIAFTHAKIITMNGDKIIEDGTVLVEGNTIIGVGKSSDIKIPSDAKVMDVTGKTIMPGFIDTHAHLNAFRYGLSPQKDWAYYVNLAFGITSTHDPSSNSEMSLSQSEMVRTGNMIGPRIFTTGTILYGADGDFKAVVNNYEDAVFAMKRTKALGAFSVKSYNQPRREQRQQIIKAAKELEMMVVPEGGSTFYHNLTMILDGHTSVEHNLPIAPLYDDVIQLWAASKTSSTPTLVVNYGSINGEYYWYQNTNVWEDEKLMKYTPRAIVDSRSRHRMMIPQDEYDNGYILTSQSCKKLMDAGVRICVGGHGQLQGLSVIWEMWNLSQGSMTNMQVLQAGTLHGAEYIGMEAYLGSIEKGKLADLIILNNDPLADIHNIHDVSYTMVNGRLFNTATMNEVGNYDTPRSKFFWEQEGYNDNFKWHEDSNSFMHVNCVCGH, from the coding sequence ATGATTAAATTGATTTGCACTTTACTATGTCTCAGTAATTTTTTATTTCTTTCAGCACAAACTGATAAAGAAAAATGGGATGTATCAAAACCATTGGAACCCTACAAAGAAGTTACCATCGAAACGGATGAAGGCACATGGATGAATTTAGATGTAAGTCCTGATGGAAAAACAATTGTGTTTGATATGTTGGGTGATATTTATGCAATGCCAATTGCTGGGGGCAATGCAAAACTATTGCGTGAAGGACATGCTTTTGAAGTACAACCGAGGTTTAGTCCTGATGGAAAGAAAATATCCTTCACCAGCGATGCAGGGGGAGGTGATAATATCTGGATAATGCATGCAGATGGCAGTGATGCTAAACAATTGACACAAGAAAATTTTCGCTTATTAAATAATGCAGTGTGGACTCCCGATGGGCAATACATTGTAGCAAGAAAACATTTTTCTTCAGAGCGTTCTTTAGGTGCAGGCGAAATGTGGATGTATCATATTGGTGGTGGTGATGGAATACAATTAACCAAGAGAAAAAATGATCAGCAGGATGCCGGCGAACCATGGGTAAGTCCCGATGGCAGATATGTATATTTCAGTGAGGACATGGCAGGCGGTGGGTATTTTCAATACAACAAAGATCCGAACGGTCAGATTTATGTTATTCGCCGCTATGATATGGAAAGTGGTGAAGTAGAAAATGTAATTCAAGGACCCGGCGGTGCTGTGCGTCCTCAAATTTCTCCCGATGGAAAAAAGATTGCATTTGTAAGAAGAGTACGCACAAAATCCGTGTTATACATTCATGATTTTGCAACAGGAATTCAAACTCCTGTGTATGATTCTTTATCCAAAGATCAACAGGAAACATGGGCGATTTTTGGAGTCTATCCGTCTTACAATTGGATGCCGGATAATAACACCATCGTAATTTGGGCACAGGGAAAAATCAGAAAAATAAATATAGAAACTGGTGCTTCAGAAATAATTCCTTTTAAAGCAAAAGCGAAACATCAAATTACCGATGCATTAATATTTAAACACAATCCTGCACCTGAAAATTTTGAATCGCATGTAATTCGCAATGCAGTTACTTCTCCCGATGAAAGTTTAATTGTATTTAATGCAGCTGGTTATTTATATACAAAAAAATTGCCTGATGGTAACCCAATACGATTAACAACAGGAACTGATTTTGAATTTGAACCTGCATTTTCTCCAGATGGAAAAAATATTATTTATGTATCGTGGAATGATGAATTCAAAGGATCTATTTGGAAAATTCCGGCAATTGGTGGAACACCTGTAAAACTTACAACAGATAAAGGAATGTATCGCACTCCTTCCTATTCTCCCGACGGAAAAAACATTGTGTTTTTAAAGGAAGAAGGCAATGGCGCAATGGGATATTCGTACTCTGTGAATCCCGGAATTTATTTAATGTCTGCAACAGGTGGTGAATCAAAATTTGTAATTAATGATGGTGAATATCCTGTATTTAATACTAAAGGTGATAGAATATATTTTCAGGAAGGCGGAAATTTATTTGGCGCATTAAATAAAAATTATTGCAGTGTGCAATTGGATGGAAAAAATAAAAAGACACATTTCCATTCCACCTATTCCAATCAGTTTACATTAAGTCCTGATAATAAATGGTTAGCCTTTAATGAGCTATATAATATTTATATACTTCCATTTACAGACAACGGAAAAACATTTGAAGTAAGTGCAAATCAAAAGGCAGTGCCGATGGTAAAAGTTTCTGATAACTCAGGAATAAATCTGCAATGGTCTGCGGATGGAAAAAAATTACATTGGACAACAGGGTCAACCTATCAATCTGTAGAATTAAAAAATTGCTTTACATTTTTAGATGGTTCACCAGATAGTATTGGTAAAATTGAAACCGATAACATTGATATTGGATTACTATTAAAATCAGATAAGCCTACAGGAAAAATTGCCTTTACACATGCAAAAATTATTACAATGAATGGTGATAAAATTATTGAGGATGGAACTGTGTTGGTAGAAGGAAATACAATTATTGGTGTAGGTAAATCATCTGATATTAAAATTCCATCCGACGCAAAAGTGATGGATGTAACCGGTAAAACTATTATGCCCGGATTTATAGATACACATGCACACCTGAATGCTTTTCGGTATGGTTTGAGTCCTCAAAAAGATTGGGCGTATTATGTAAATCTTGCTTTCGGAATTACATCTACACACGACCCTTCTTCTAATTCTGAAATGTCGTTATCACAATCGGAAATGGTGCGCACCGGTAATATGATTGGTCCACGTATTTTCACAACAGGAACAATTTTATATGGCGCTGATGGAGATTTTAAAGCAGTAGTAAATAATTATGAAGATGCGGTATTTGCTATGAAACGCACAAAAGCATTAGGTGCATTTAGTGTGAAGAGTTACAACCAACCGAGAAGAGAACAAAGACAACAAATAATTAAGGCAGCAAAAGAATTAGAAATGATGGTGGTGCCCGAAGGTGGTTCTACATTTTATCATAACCTTACAATGATATTAGATGGACATACAAGTGTGGAACACAACTTACCAATAGCTCCATTATATGATGATGTAATTCAATTATGGGCAGCAAGCAAAACAAGTAGTACTCCAACTTTAGTTGTGAATTATGGAAGCATTAATGGTGAATATTATTGGTATCAAAACACCAATGTATGGGAAGATGAAAAGCTTATGAAATATACCCCCCGTGCAATTGTTGACAGCCGATCACGACATCGTATGATGATACCGCAGGATGAATATGATAACGGATATATTCTCACATCACAATCATGCAAAAAATTAATGGATGCCGGTGTGCGGATATGTGTTGGTGGTCACGGTCAGTTACAAGGCTTGAGTGTAATTTGGGAAATGTGGAATTTATCTCAGGGTAGTATGACGAATATGCAGGTGTTGCAAGCAGGAACTTTGCATGGTGCAGAATATATAGGCATGGAAGCATATTTAGGTTCTATAGAAAAAGGAAAACTTGCGGATTTAATTATTTTGAATAACGATCCGCTTGCAGATATTCATAACATACATGATGTTTCTTACACAATGGTAAATGGAAGATTATTTAATACTGCTACAATGAATGAAGTAGGTAATTATGATACACCGAGAAGTAAATTTTTCTGGGAACAAGAAGGCTATAATGACAACTTTAAATGGCATGAAGACAGCAATAGTTTTATGCATGTAAATTGTGTTTGCGGCCATTAA